In one Brevibacillus choshinensis genomic region, the following are encoded:
- a CDS encoding YuiB family protein: MSLLQFVVSIVLFTVLGFGIGFILNMILKTTWLPVVIAIGVLVGALVYQKIVPGVWDALILGCGMAGTVASGWTIHTLRKKGYRMF; this comes from the coding sequence ATGAGCTTGCTTCAGTTTGTAGTATCCATCGTTCTTTTTACCGTGCTGGGATTTGGCATCGGATTTATTTTAAACATGATCTTGAAAACAACCTGGCTACCTGTTGTGATCGCGATCGGTGTGCTGGTAGGTGCACTGGTCTATCAAAAAATTGTCCCAGGCGTTTGGGACGCGCTTATTCTCGGCTGCGGAATGGCCGGTACAGTAGCCAGTGGCTGGACGATTCATACGCTGCGCAAAAAAGGATATCGGATGTTTTAA
- a CDS encoding YuiA family protein, with product MRSKQEQCPYCEGQGYFHLLLGGTENCPNCEGSGTHHQQEPVATNK from the coding sequence ATGAGATCAAAACAAGAACAATGCCCGTACTGCGAAGGACAAGGGTATTTCCATCTGCTCCTGGGCGGAACGGAAAACTGTCCAAACTGTGAGGGATCTGGTACTCATCATCAGCAAGAGCCAGTCGCTACCAACAAATAA
- a CDS encoding NUDIX domain-containing protein has product MREGKVWLGACGIVIRGEEALVVKKAYSGLKGQWSFPAGFVQEGETVDEAAVREVLEETGVEAVVQQVAGIRSGVIRESISDNMVVFWMDYVSGEPRPQEGEIAETRFMPIQELLTDPLSSTYLKIVLPGYRERERGMPGQTFDIDPVFQYTSYKIFK; this is encoded by the coding sequence GTGCGAGAAGGGAAAGTATGGCTGGGTGCCTGCGGAATCGTCATTCGCGGGGAAGAGGCGCTCGTGGTCAAAAAAGCGTACAGCGGGTTAAAAGGACAATGGTCGTTTCCAGCGGGCTTTGTTCAAGAGGGCGAGACAGTGGACGAGGCAGCGGTTCGGGAAGTACTGGAGGAAACAGGGGTGGAAGCCGTTGTGCAGCAGGTAGCTGGCATTCGCTCTGGCGTCATCCGAGAATCGATCAGCGACAACATGGTTGTCTTTTGGATGGATTACGTGAGTGGTGAGCCTCGGCCCCAGGAGGGAGAGATCGCGGAGACGCGTTTTATGCCGATCCAGGAGCTGCTTACCGATCCGTTGTCCTCGACCTATCTAAAGATCGTCTTGCCTGGATATAGAGAACGGGAACGCGGCATGCCTGGCCAAACGTTCGACATCGATCCCGTCTTTCAATACACTTCCTATAAGATCTTTAAGTAA
- a CDS encoding NAD(P)/FAD-dependent oxidoreductase, which produces MSTPKILILGAGYGGLLTTLQLQKKLNYNEAEVTLVNKHNYHYITTWLHEPAAGTASADHARVDLDRIINKDKVNFVKGTVQSIQSEEQTVTLESGEVLSYDYLVIGLGSEPETFGIEGLKEHAFSIRSINAVRNIREHIQYMFSKFKQEPDRTDYVTFVVGGAGFTGIEFCGELGDRLPELCEEFDVDPSQVKVYCIEAAPTALPGFDPELVSYAMDVLGKKGIEFKIATPIKQCTPDGVLLASGEEIKSKTVVWAAGVRGNSIVEKAGFEVMRGRVKVDEYLRAPGHENVFVVGDCALIFNEEGRPYPPTAQIAVQEGETLGENLAAMIRGELTQKFTPHLQGTLASLGKGEGIGQVGSKKLFGSTAAMMKKASDLRYLYKIGGVGLALKKVKL; this is translated from the coding sequence ATGAGCACACCCAAAATCCTCATCCTTGGCGCCGGCTACGGAGGCCTGCTCACCACGTTGCAACTGCAGAAAAAGCTGAATTATAACGAAGCAGAAGTGACCTTGGTCAACAAGCACAATTACCACTACATCACGACCTGGCTCCATGAGCCTGCGGCGGGAACGGCCTCTGCCGACCATGCTCGCGTAGATCTGGACAGGATCATTAACAAGGATAAAGTGAATTTTGTTAAAGGGACGGTACAGTCCATCCAGTCCGAAGAGCAGACGGTCACGCTGGAAAGTGGCGAAGTCCTCTCCTATGATTACCTCGTTATCGGTCTGGGCAGTGAGCCGGAAACGTTCGGCATCGAAGGGCTCAAGGAGCACGCGTTCAGCATCCGCAGCATCAATGCCGTGCGCAATATTCGAGAGCACATTCAGTACATGTTCTCGAAGTTCAAACAAGAGCCAGACCGCACGGATTACGTCACGTTCGTAGTCGGTGGAGCAGGATTTACCGGTATCGAGTTCTGCGGTGAACTTGGCGATCGACTGCCTGAGCTCTGCGAAGAATTCGACGTCGATCCGAGCCAGGTGAAAGTATATTGCATCGAAGCGGCTCCAACGGCATTGCCTGGCTTTGATCCGGAGCTGGTCAGCTATGCGATGGATGTACTCGGCAAGAAGGGGATCGAATTCAAGATCGCGACTCCGATCAAGCAATGCACGCCAGATGGCGTCTTGCTGGCAAGCGGAGAAGAAATCAAGTCCAAAACGGTGGTCTGGGCAGCGGGTGTACGTGGCAACAGCATCGTAGAGAAAGCAGGCTTCGAAGTCATGCGAGGTCGCGTCAAGGTGGATGAATACTTGCGTGCTCCAGGTCATGAGAATGTCTTTGTGGTCGGGGATTGCGCCCTGATCTTTAATGAGGAAGGTCGTCCGTACCCACCGACGGCTCAAATCGCGGTACAAGAAGGCGAAACACTCGGCGAAAACCTCGCTGCTATGATTCGTGGAGAACTCACCCAAAAGTTTACTCCACATCTCCAAGGAACACTCGCATCCCTCGGAAAAGGGGAAGGCATCGGTCAGGTCGGATCGAAAAAGCTGTTTGGCAGTACAGCAGCTATGATGAAAAAGGCGAGCGATCTGCGTTACCTTTATAAAATCGGTGGCGTTGGTCTGGCCCTGAAGAAAGTAAAGCTGTAA
- a CDS encoding NAD(P)/FAD-dependent oxidoreductase, with protein MNFLQKDEQIYDITIIGGGPAGLFTAFYGGMRQASVKIIESMPQLGGQLSALYPEKYIYDVAGFPKVLAQDLINNLKDQISRFQQSVCLEEKVENVVKKADDVFEITTDKGTHFSKAVIITAGVGAFEPRRLEHPDAVKYEKSNLHYFVTDLNSFKGQRVAVIGGGDSALDWSLMLEPIAKEVHLIHRRDKFRAHEHSVEMLMSSKVKVTTPFEVAALHGTEKIERLTLSNCTTKEELDLEVDAVIVNFGFISSLGPIKNWGLELEKGSIVVNSKMESNIPGIFAAGDIATYPGKVKLIAVGFGEAPTAVNNAVGYFNPDAKLQPGHSSSMDNFKS; from the coding sequence TTGAATTTTCTGCAAAAGGATGAGCAAATCTACGACATCACAATCATTGGAGGCGGACCAGCCGGCTTGTTCACCGCATTTTATGGTGGCATGCGTCAGGCGAGTGTAAAGATTATTGAGAGCATGCCCCAGCTCGGCGGGCAATTGTCTGCTCTTTATCCGGAGAAGTACATATACGATGTAGCCGGATTTCCCAAGGTTTTGGCTCAAGACCTGATCAATAATCTGAAAGATCAGATTTCACGTTTCCAACAATCTGTCTGCTTAGAGGAAAAAGTGGAAAACGTCGTGAAGAAAGCGGACGACGTGTTTGAAATCACTACGGACAAAGGCACTCATTTCTCCAAGGCCGTGATTATTACGGCAGGTGTAGGTGCTTTTGAACCCCGCAGGCTGGAACATCCAGATGCCGTCAAATACGAAAAATCCAATCTGCACTATTTTGTTACCGACCTGAACTCCTTCAAGGGCCAACGTGTTGCCGTCATCGGTGGGGGCGATTCTGCCCTAGACTGGTCCCTGATGCTCGAACCGATCGCAAAAGAAGTCCACCTCATCCATCGCAGAGATAAATTCCGCGCCCATGAACACAGTGTGGAAATGCTGATGTCTTCGAAAGTCAAGGTCACGACTCCGTTTGAGGTTGCTGCCTTGCATGGTACCGAAAAAATTGAACGTCTCACCCTTTCCAACTGCACCACCAAGGAAGAGCTTGATCTGGAAGTGGATGCAGTGATCGTGAACTTTGGCTTTATTTCTTCACTTGGCCCTATCAAAAATTGGGGGCTGGAGCTGGAGAAGGGCTCGATCGTGGTAAATAGTAAGATGGAGTCGAATATCCCGGGTATTTTCGCAGCAGGCGACATCGCGACGTACCCAGGCAAGGTGAAGCTGATCGCTGTCGGCTTTGGGGAAGCACCTACTGCTGTAAACAATGCAGTTGGCTACTTCAACCCGGATGCGAAGCTGCAGCCTGGGCATTCTTCAAGTATGGACAACTTTAAATCTTAG
- a CDS encoding coiled-coil domain-containing protein: MKQWKKGMMVTALVMGLAIPAGVQAAGGQSTVENTLMHNHGDHGNGQGKMRYAMNMGAHQRMYMTLLAEKYTPNQVGEWQAVLKEREKLIEQLRAARETVSEEKSQMRAKLREQVQTGAITNDQMEQQYKEWKEKNRGGQDQAGENEDRKAQIEKFKQTHEEFDAAIASGDATKIKTVLPKLLEQMKAKNERLSKKLAEKKK; encoded by the coding sequence ATGAAGCAATGGAAAAAAGGAATGATGGTGACAGCGCTGGTCATGGGCTTGGCGATACCAGCAGGCGTTCAGGCTGCGGGGGGTCAATCCACCGTAGAAAACACGTTGATGCACAACCATGGCGATCATGGAAATGGGCAGGGAAAAATGCGGTATGCCATGAACATGGGGGCTCATCAGCGGATGTACATGACCCTCTTGGCGGAAAAGTACACACCGAATCAGGTGGGCGAGTGGCAAGCAGTACTCAAAGAGCGGGAAAAATTGATCGAACAACTTCGCGCTGCTCGAGAAACCGTCAGTGAAGAAAAAAGTCAGATGAGAGCCAAGCTGAGAGAACAGGTGCAAACCGGAGCAATCACCAACGATCAAATGGAGCAGCAATACAAGGAGTGGAAGGAAAAAAATCGCGGCGGTCAGGACCAGGCAGGGGAGAACGAAGACAGAAAGGCGCAAATCGAGAAATTCAAGCAGACGCATGAAGAGTTCGACGCAGCCATCGCCTCTGGTGATGCTACCAAGATCAAAACCGTTCTGCCCAAACTGCTTGAGCAAATGAAGGCCAAGAATGAAAGGCTGTCCAAAAAGCTGGCCGAGAAGAAAAAATAA
- a CDS encoding DUF6157 family protein, with the protein MNAILDTFVQVAQDCPVTVGVVPTTKKNAKPSIHMIQYELLSASPYHYTLEDLIYEVHIRHKEIPVEQVEQHGDRIRAELFQKSHPCMRASMLPKKFGWGVHYDSEGKLALYGMETEPYRDYIAGTSDGPNVVYAMRNKRA; encoded by the coding sequence GTGAATGCCATCCTCGATACTTTCGTCCAAGTGGCTCAGGATTGTCCGGTAACGGTAGGCGTGGTACCGACCACCAAAAAGAACGCGAAACCTTCCATTCACATGATCCAATACGAACTGCTGTCAGCCTCCCCCTACCATTACACGTTGGAAGATCTCATTTACGAAGTACACATTCGACATAAGGAGATTCCCGTCGAGCAGGTAGAACAACATGGGGACAGAATACGCGCAGAGCTGTTTCAGAAAAGTCATCCTTGCATGCGGGCATCCATGCTACCGAAAAAATTCGGCTGGGGCGTACATTACGATTCAGAAGGCAAACTGGCGCTCTATGGAATGGAGACGGAGCCATACCGCGATTACATAGCCGGAACAAGTGATGGGCCCAATGTGGTATACGCGATGCGTAACAAAAGGGCTTAA
- a CDS encoding cupredoxin domain-containing protein, translated as MMTKKWGLLVSAVAFSAMLMTACGGESKDQAASGTQTTSTPAATTGTAINIEASNWKFNQDTFEVKAGEEFTVNFKSAEGFHGIGIEGTDFELQKEGSKTLKIDKAGEYTIFCSVICGPDHGKMVSKLVVK; from the coding sequence ATGATGACAAAGAAGTGGGGATTGCTAGTTTCAGCTGTTGCTTTTTCAGCGATGCTGATGACGGCATGTGGTGGCGAAAGCAAAGATCAGGCAGCGAGTGGTACCCAAACCACCTCGACTCCAGCTGCTACCACAGGTACAGCGATCAATATTGAGGCGAGCAACTGGAAATTCAATCAAGATACATTTGAAGTAAAAGCAGGGGAAGAGTTCACGGTTAACTTCAAGTCTGCTGAAGGCTTCCATGGCATCGGCATCGAAGGAACGGATTTTGAGCTCCAAAAAGAAGGCAGCAAAACACTGAAAATCGATAAGGCTGGCGAATACACCATTTTTTGTAGCGTGATTTGTGGTCCAGACCACGGTAAAATGGTTTCCAAACTTGTTGTGAAATAG
- a CDS encoding helix-turn-helix domain-containing protein, with product MIRLGAIIAQHSLKELTTVPARVSDTCEVVLLPYHRLHETPDLYRQNEQLVDGFVLTELAYFYLTDQWGSFTVPTYTFQISEQEFYKKLFQLSMNHRDLDFSRVYIDFLSKYNNFFGIKEVIHADSMPYTVSPFPVTDKIHEEVLNEHIQLWQEGKIDLSLTRMSNIVQDLTTQGIPHIYLFPSPDSIVQQFEQIISELAAIKLAESRIAIGHVTMGSVETAKESLNEWELRQMLLHKSLLEFSTEQKIPFIIQKSNNSFEIISSFKDLKTLTDNLTQCLLLTYLQKTLPFPVHIGWGVGNSMYKARINAQSANSMSYASKTSGTFVVTDSDQIIGPLGEESCLTYRNQVNEFVQRKSEETDLSTLQLQKIMAVLAKTERNELTAEELAYHLGITVRSANRMLNQLEEKGVARILYKKQEKLRGRPKKIYQIQLTSEE from the coding sequence ATGATCCGTTTGGGTGCGATCATCGCCCAGCACTCTCTAAAAGAATTGACAACGGTGCCTGCCCGTGTCTCAGATACCTGCGAGGTCGTGCTGTTGCCCTATCATCGATTGCACGAGACTCCCGATCTGTACCGGCAAAACGAGCAGCTGGTCGATGGCTTTGTCTTGACTGAGCTGGCTTATTTCTACTTAACGGACCAATGGGGAAGCTTCACGGTACCGACCTACACCTTCCAGATCAGTGAGCAGGAGTTCTACAAAAAATTGTTTCAGCTCAGCATGAATCATCGGGATCTCGACTTTTCCCGTGTCTATATTGATTTTCTCTCCAAATATAACAACTTCTTTGGGATCAAAGAGGTCATTCACGCTGATTCCATGCCCTACACCGTTTCACCATTCCCCGTTACCGACAAGATTCATGAAGAAGTGCTGAACGAACACATACAACTGTGGCAGGAAGGCAAGATCGATCTGTCGCTGACGCGGATGAGTAATATCGTGCAAGATTTGACGACGCAAGGGATACCCCACATTTACCTGTTTCCTTCGCCTGACTCGATAGTTCAACAGTTTGAGCAGATCATCAGTGAACTGGCTGCCATCAAGCTGGCGGAGAGTCGGATTGCGATCGGGCACGTCACCATGGGTAGCGTGGAGACAGCCAAGGAGAGCCTAAACGAATGGGAGCTGCGGCAGATGCTGCTGCACAAATCTTTACTGGAGTTCAGCACAGAACAGAAGATACCGTTCATCATCCAAAAGTCGAACAACAGCTTTGAAATCATTAGCTCGTTTAAAGACTTGAAGACATTGACGGACAACCTCACGCAATGCTTACTGCTGACCTATCTGCAGAAGACGCTGCCCTTCCCTGTCCATATCGGATGGGGGGTAGGGAATAGCATGTACAAGGCGAGGATCAATGCCCAATCCGCGAATAGTATGTCTTATGCCAGCAAGACGAGTGGCACCTTTGTGGTGACAGACAGTGACCAGATCATCGGGCCATTGGGAGAAGAAAGCTGTCTGACTTACCGCAATCAGGTCAATGAATTTGTGCAGCGCAAGAGTGAAGAGACCGACCTGTCCACCTTGCAGCTACAAAAGATCATGGCCGTGCTCGCAAAGACTGAACGCAACGAGCTGACCGCTGAAGAGCTCGCTTATCATCTGGGGATTACGGTTCGTAGCGCCAATCGCATGCTGAATCAGCTCGAGGAAAAGGGAGTCGCGCGTATTCTTTACAAGAAACAGGAGAAATTGCGGGGAAGACCCAAGAAGATCTACCAGATTCAGCTGACCAGCGAGGAATAG
- a CDS encoding MFS transporter has product MNVTPAANSKHKYLVLGLLCLGWIINYFDKVAINVAVIPISQEFGLSETQVGLILSSFFLSYAIMQPIGGSLADKFGSRKVILISVICWSVFTILTGTAWSFLSLIVIRFLFGIGEGSYPSASSVAVAESFPQHERARAKSILTSATTIGAVLATLVAASLSKQYGWQTMFVILGVLGLFLALLYAKFLHPTGSQAVKAKSSTDKLPLKDLLKISMLWKLMAIYFGISMVNWGMMSWMPSYMVKVRHLDMVSMGALASIPAILSFFTVLGTGWMLDKRMVGREKYLISIGSVIGIISLYLLSKAPTVALVVTYQAFASIGLGAAVTTTLTMPLKYISPSSVGAASGLIYLGGQIAGVIAPTAMGFMIQQFNGSYDAAFWLLIIATAIPFVVGMTLRTGSTSRQEPPQAVTPSV; this is encoded by the coding sequence ATGAACGTCACGCCTGCTGCAAACAGTAAACACAAATACCTGGTCCTGGGGCTTCTTTGTCTGGGATGGATCATCAACTACTTCGACAAAGTCGCGATCAACGTGGCTGTCATTCCGATCTCTCAAGAGTTTGGCCTCTCTGAAACACAGGTCGGGCTTATTCTTAGCAGCTTTTTCCTCAGCTATGCAATCATGCAGCCAATCGGAGGCAGTCTGGCTGACAAATTCGGCTCGCGCAAAGTCATCTTGATTTCCGTCATCTGTTGGTCCGTGTTTACGATTCTCACGGGTACCGCTTGGTCGTTCCTTTCTCTGATTGTGATTCGTTTCCTTTTCGGGATCGGCGAAGGCAGCTATCCTTCCGCCAGCTCTGTAGCTGTCGCCGAAAGCTTTCCACAGCATGAGCGTGCTCGTGCCAAATCGATTTTGACCTCCGCTACGACGATCGGTGCCGTGTTGGCTACCTTGGTCGCCGCTAGCCTGTCCAAGCAATACGGCTGGCAAACCATGTTCGTCATTCTCGGGGTACTCGGATTGTTTCTAGCTCTACTCTACGCCAAATTTTTGCATCCCACTGGCTCCCAAGCAGTCAAAGCCAAAAGCTCTACTGATAAGCTCCCGCTCAAAGATCTGTTGAAAATTTCTATGCTGTGGAAGCTGATGGCCATCTATTTCGGCATTTCCATGGTGAACTGGGGCATGATGTCCTGGATGCCTTCCTACATGGTCAAAGTACGCCATCTCGATATGGTATCCATGGGTGCTTTGGCTTCCATTCCAGCGATTTTGTCTTTCTTCACCGTCTTGGGTACAGGTTGGATGCTGGATAAACGAATGGTCGGACGCGAAAAGTATTTGATCTCGATCGGCTCAGTCATTGGTATCATATCGCTTTATCTGTTGTCAAAAGCACCAACTGTTGCCCTCGTCGTCACGTATCAGGCATTTGCCAGCATCGGTCTCGGCGCAGCGGTTACGACCACTCTGACCATGCCCCTCAAGTACATATCTCCGTCTTCCGTAGGGGCTGCTTCTGGCCTGATTTATCTCGGGGGACAAATTGCTGGGGTCATAGCACCGACAGCCATGGGCTTTATGATTCAACAGTTTAACGGCTCTTATGATGCAGCTTTCTGGTTGTTGATCATTGCGACGGCGATCCCATTCGTAGTAGGCATGACGCTGCGCACAGGGTCCACTTCCAGACAAGAACCACCACAGGCAGTGACTCCTAGCGTCTGA
- a CDS encoding M20 family metallopeptidase, with product MVNRDRISEIIEQKSELLTHVSDRIWEFAETRFEEVRSAELLCQTLEQEGFTVEKDLADIQTAFVGTYGSGGPVIAILGEFDALSGLSQERGNPVHKPIQAGGNGHGCGHNLLGTGSLAAAIAIRYYMEENQIQGTVRYYGCPAEEGGSGKAYMAREGLFDDVDFAICWHPQNFNAIMSISSLANYQVYFKFKGKAAHAAAAPHLGRSALDAVELMNVGVNYLREHVIPEARMHYAITNTGGFSPNVVQAEADVLYLIRAPQTQQVEEIYQRVCKIAQGAAMMTETEVEIIFDKACSNLIPNQALERVMYENFRELGVPLFDDAEKEFARQIRTTIPDADKNSELQMLAKLKGPGSKDLLNQLKEQELSSFLLPHMQTPRLMSGSTDVGDVSWITPTVQCSTTCFAMGTQLHSWQAVSQGGMSIGQKGMLHAGKVMAATAIDVLLRPEVIEEAKAELKERLDGHSYVCPIPAEIKPAARR from the coding sequence ATGGTAAATCGCGACAGAATTTCAGAAATCATTGAACAAAAAAGTGAACTCCTTACACATGTAAGCGATCGTATCTGGGAGTTTGCCGAGACTCGCTTTGAGGAGGTCCGCTCTGCCGAACTGCTCTGCCAGACGCTCGAACAAGAGGGCTTTACGGTAGAGAAAGATCTCGCGGACATCCAAACAGCTTTTGTCGGCACCTACGGAAGTGGTGGTCCTGTCATTGCCATCCTCGGGGAATTCGACGCCCTCTCTGGTTTGAGCCAGGAACGCGGAAATCCCGTTCACAAGCCTATCCAAGCAGGTGGCAACGGACACGGATGTGGTCACAATCTATTGGGAACTGGCTCGCTGGCGGCTGCTATCGCCATCCGCTATTATATGGAAGAAAACCAGATCCAAGGTACGGTTCGCTACTACGGCTGCCCTGCGGAAGAAGGCGGATCCGGTAAAGCCTATATGGCCCGCGAAGGTCTGTTCGACGATGTAGACTTTGCCATCTGCTGGCATCCGCAAAATTTCAATGCGATCATGTCGATCAGCAGCCTGGCGAATTATCAGGTGTACTTCAAGTTCAAAGGCAAAGCTGCCCATGCTGCCGCCGCTCCCCATCTCGGACGGAGTGCACTGGATGCGGTCGAGCTGATGAATGTCGGTGTCAACTATTTGCGTGAGCACGTCATTCCAGAAGCACGCATGCATTATGCCATCACCAATACCGGTGGATTTTCTCCCAATGTCGTGCAGGCAGAAGCGGATGTCTTGTATTTGATCCGCGCTCCGCAAACCCAGCAGGTAGAAGAAATCTACCAGCGCGTCTGCAAAATCGCGCAAGGCGCTGCCATGATGACAGAGACAGAAGTCGAGATCATTTTTGACAAAGCGTGCTCCAATCTCATCCCGAACCAAGCACTGGAGCGTGTCATGTACGAAAACTTCCGCGAGCTCGGAGTCCCTTTGTTTGATGACGCGGAAAAAGAGTTCGCCCGTCAAATTCGCACGACCATCCCTGATGCAGACAAGAACAGCGAGCTGCAGATGCTCGCCAAACTAAAAGGTCCGGGCTCTAAAGACTTGTTGAATCAACTGAAGGAACAGGAGCTGTCGAGCTTCCTCCTTCCTCACATGCAAACCCCACGCCTGATGTCCGGTTCTACCGATGTCGGGGATGTCAGCTGGATCACACCAACGGTCCAATGCTCGACTACGTGCTTTGCTATGGGCACGCAGCTACATTCTTGGCAGGCCGTTTCCCAGGGTGGAATGTCTATCGGTCAGAAAGGAATGCTGCACGCCGGTAAGGTCATGGCCGCTACCGCTATCGACGTACTGCTACGCCCTGAAGTGATCGAAGAAGCCAAAGCCGAGCTGAAAGAACGCTTGGATGGGCACTCCTACGTCTGCCCCATTCCTGCAGAGATCAAGCCAGCTGCGCGCCGCTAA
- a CDS encoding metallophosphoesterase gives MIGITILFLLCIVAGGYFLTFQTLYVQTSSVHLTVPRMPPLTLIHITDLHGRTRYLNGSLHHLLNRWKPDIVCVTGDLVQNSGQLARLMEEIAKIEARHGIYFVPGNYEREEIRGWQKRLYTTGEIAACKKQWESQMTVLENEDSLIKIGEALIRVYGFDNSTYGNEQYDTHREVEHADWTVFLAHSPNIISLIHEKGIHANLLLTGHTHGGQVRLFGRTFGAYKDFHIGQKKDKLVGLFSISRGLGTAKIPLRLNCFPEITVFLINH, from the coding sequence ATGATTGGCATCACCATCTTATTTCTCCTGTGTATAGTTGCAGGGGGATACTTTCTTACCTTTCAAACGCTGTATGTGCAGACCTCATCCGTTCATCTGACAGTGCCCCGAATGCCTCCATTGACCTTGATCCACATAACTGATCTGCATGGGAGGACCCGCTATCTCAACGGTTCCTTGCATCATCTCCTCAATCGTTGGAAGCCGGATATCGTTTGTGTGACAGGCGATTTGGTGCAAAATAGCGGCCAGCTAGCTCGGCTGATGGAGGAAATCGCCAAGATCGAAGCGAGGCATGGGATCTATTTTGTACCAGGCAATTACGAGCGGGAGGAAATTCGGGGCTGGCAAAAGAGATTGTATACGACTGGTGAGATCGCCGCCTGTAAAAAGCAGTGGGAGTCGCAGATGACCGTACTGGAAAATGAAGACAGTCTCATAAAAATCGGTGAGGCTCTGATACGGGTGTACGGCTTTGATAATTCCACGTACGGCAACGAACAGTATGATACTCATAGGGAGGTAGAGCACGCAGACTGGACGGTGTTCCTCGCACATTCACCGAATATCATTTCGCTCATCCATGAAAAAGGTATTCATGCCAATCTCTTGCTCACGGGTCATACACATGGCGGGCAGGTCAGGTTGTTCGGGAGGACCTTTGGTGCGTACAAGGATTTTCACATCGGGCAGAAAAAGGACAAGCTTGTCGGTCTTTTTTCGATTAGTAGGGGACTCGGGACAGCCAAGATTCCCTTGCGGCTGAATTGCTTTCCGGAAATCACAGTATTTTTGATCAACCATTAA